GAGGAGTCCAAATGGGATGAAGTGATCTGGGATGATTACAGTTTTCCGCTTACACAGAGCTCACTTAGCAGTCCCGTTCGTGACAATCCTTGGCTTTTCTTCGGTTTGTCCATCGGACTTGCTGTGCTAGGTGGTTTGATGTATAATCTTCCAAAACATCAGGACGAGCCTGCAGGAGTCAAAAACAATGGAATTTTCCATTCTTCCATGAAAAACCGGGGTTGGATGGGAATGATTACGGGGGCGTATCTGATTCTTTTCTACATCATATTGTATTGGTTTCCAGCATACATAGTAAATCAAGTTTGGATGGTAACCCCACTCAGCATGATCCTAAGTGGCAATCCTGCAAGTCAGTGGTTTCTTTACGGGACCATTTATACGCTGGCAATCATCGTGATGGGCGTGCGAATGTTCCGCAAGTACCGAGGCAATAAGTACCAACAACTTCGCACGGCTTCTGTGATGTTCTTCCAAACAGCCTTTGCTTTCTTGATCCCAGAAATACTCGTTTTGCTGAATCAACCCTATTTTGATTTCAAAAACATCTGGCCGCTTGATTATGATTTTTTCTATGATTATCAGATTGAGACATTCTTGAGTTCGGGTGGAGTAGGGATGTTTATGTTGATTTGGGGGATTTTATTGATCGTGATCGGAGTGCCTACTTTTACTTATTTCTTTGGGAAAAGATGGTACTGCTCCTGGGTTTGCGGCTGTGGAGGTTTGGCTGAAACAGTTGGAGACCCTTACCGCCAACTTTCTGACAAATCTTTGAAAGCTTGGAAATATGAGCGCGTGATTGTTCATAGTGTATTGGTTTTGGCTGTGGTGATGACTGCGTTGACGATCGCTAATTACTTTTCTGGTTTCGCACTTTTGGAGAACGCTACGAACCAATTACATTCGTTCTATGGTTTTGCGATTGGTTCGGTCTTCGCAGGCGTAGTCGGAACGGGCTTTTATCCATTCATGGGCAACCGGGTTTGGTGTAGGTTTGGATGTCCTTTGGCTGCCTATTTGGGATTGGTTCAACGGTTCAAGTCCCGGTTCAGAATCACCACCAATGGAGGTCAGTGTATCTCCTGCGGGAATTGCTCTACGCATTGCGAAATGGGAATTGATGTTCGCTGGTATGCGCAACGGGGTCAGGAAATCGTAAGAGCAAGTTGTGTGGGATGCGGAGTTTGTTCTTCTGTTTGCCCTCGTGGCGTGCTGAAATTAGAAAATGGCTCTACAGAAAACCGAATCAATGAAATGCCAATAATCATTGGAAATGATTCCATCAAGATAAATGCTTAAATGATCTTCTTATATATTTTGATTGGGATTTATGCCCTGGGAATGCTGTTTATTTTCCTTTACAGCCTTGCTCAAGGGCATTTGCTTTTAAGGTTTTTGGGTGCCAAAAAGTCATTGGGTGAAGTCGCTCATACTGTACCGAAGGCCTGGCCAAAAGTCACTATTCAACTTCCAGTTTACAATGAACTGTATGTTGTTGATCGCTTGTTGGACTCGGTTGCCAAGATGAATTATCCGGCAGATTTGCTGGAAATCCAGGTCTTAGATGACAGCACCGATCAGACGGCTGAGTTGATTCAGCAGAAAATCCAGGAGTTCCCAAATCTAAATTTCAAATACATTCACCGTATTGATCGAACTGGCTTTAAAGCTGGAGCCTTGAAAGAAGGCTTGGCAAAAGCCAGCGGAGAATTCATTGCGATTTTCGATGCGGATTTTGTTCCGGATCCGGATTTTTTACAAAAGACCATTCCTTATTTCTCTTCAGAAAAAGTTGGAATGGTGCAAACGCGATGGACACATTTGAATAAAAACTATTCCCTGCTGACGCGCTTGCAAGCTTTTGCATTGGACGCACATTTTCTGATCGAGCAAATCGGAAGAAATAGCCAACATGCCTTTATCAATTTCAATGGAACGGGTGGTATTTGGCGGAAGTCCTGCATCATTGATGCTGGAGACTGGCAAGACGACACGCTCACTGAGGATTTGGATTTGAGTTACCGCGCGCAGCGCAAAGGTTGGGAGTTTGTCTATAGACCGGAAATAGAATCTCCTGCCGAACTTCCACCGATCATGTCCGCCGTGAAATCCCAGCAATTCCGCTGGACTAAAGGCGGAGCAGAATGTGCAGGAAAGCATGCTCGGGCAGTTTTGGGGGAGAATTTCCCGCTTTCTACTAAGTTTCATGCAATGGCGCATTTGTTCAATAGCAGCATTTTCATTGCAATTCTACTGGTGAGTTTAAGCAGTATTGGCGTGTGGTGGGCAGGAATGCAAGGAATGATTTCAGACAATTTGTTTAGAATTGCCGGGCTATTTATGATAGGTTTTGTAATCATAGCTGGCGTGTATTTAGTGGCTTATTTCTACGAAAAGCGAAGTTTTCTCAGAAGCCTGATCCAGGCAATTTACATGTTGCCGCTTTTTCTTTCAGTTTCCATGGGTTTGGCTTTGCACAATGCTCAGGCGGTTTGGGAAGGGCTTTCTGGTAAAAAATCACCTTTTATCCGAACGCCAAAATTCAATCTGGAAGGAGGTTCCGGCCTTGAAAGCAATCCATATATCAAATTCAAAATTCCAGCGACAACCTGGATGGAAGGAGTCTTAATGCTCGTGTTTTCAGCCATGGTTGGGCTTCATGTTTATTGGGGTACTTTCGAGATGCTGCCTTTTCACCTGATGCTTGCGGTGGGGTATGGCTTGGTTTTCTTTTCTTCATTTAAAGCTTACAGTTTAGGTAAATAGTCTAATGCATAATCCTCCAATTATTGATGTAATTATCCCTGCTTACAATGAGGAAAAGTCCATTCCAAAAGTCATTGGAGATATTCCAGCTGTAGTTAGAAACATCGTAGTTGCCAATAACAACTCTACTGATAGCACAGGAAAAGTAGCTGAAGCCGCTGGGGCAAAGGTGGTTTTCGAACCTCAGAAAGGCTATGGAAAAGCTTGCTTGACTGCTATGGATTGGATCAAAAAGCAGGAGGTTCAGCCTGATATTGTGGTCTTTTTAGATGGGGATTACAGCGATTATCCCGAGGAATTGTTGGATTTGATCCAGCCTATTTTGGATGATAAAGCCGATATGGTTATTGGTTCCAGAGCCTTGGGCGAGCGGGAATCCGGTTCTATGACTTTTCCTCAGGTCTTTGGGAATTGGTTGGCAACGACTATGATGAAGTACATGCAAGGAGCCAAATTCTCTGATTTAGGGCCTTTTAGAGCGATAGCTTGGTGCAGGTTATTGGACTTGAATATGATCGATCAGAACTTCGGTTGGACGATAGAGATGCAAATCAAAGCTCACAAAGCTGGCCTCCGATACACTGAAGTTCCTGTGAATTACCGCAAGCGAATAGGAATATCCAAAGTCAGTGGAACAGTTAAGGGAGTTTTTGGAGCTGGATATAAGATTATTTATACAATTTTTAAGTATTGGTGAGAAATTAGATTTTAGTAGCAAGACATAAGTATCAAGATTTTGTAGCCTAATCTTTATTGAATGAAAATCGTAAATTGGCAGTAATGAATGAGTTGACAAAACATATTGATCAAATCAGAGAGCTATGTGAAGCAAACAAAGTGGCTTCGCTTTTTGCATTTGGCTCTATCACTACGAATAAATTCAATTCAGATAGTGATATTGATTTGATAATAGATATTGATGAAAAAGATCCATTGAATTATTCTGATTACTATTTCGAAGTGAAAGACCAACTCTCTAAAATCTTAAAAAGACCTATTGATTTGCTTGAATTAAAAACTTTGAAGAATTCATTTTTGAAAAAAGAAATAGAGCAGTCCAAAGTGCTGGTTTATGGAAGGTAAAATTAAAACTTGGCTAGAGGATGTTTTGAAAGCCATCGAAGAAATAGAAAGTTTCATGCCTGAAAAAAAAGACTTTTTTGCTTTTCAAAAGGATTTGAAAACTAAGCGAGCTATCGAAAGGAACATAGAAATAATTGGAGAGGCTGTTTCAAGAATACTAAAAATAGATTCTCAATTTCCCATCAAAAACTCACGAAAAATTGTAGACTCTCGAAACCGAATAATTCATGGATACGATACTGTTTCTGAAGAAATTATATGGTCAATTGTAATTCGGGATTTACCAAAATTGAAAAAAAGAGGTTACACAACAGCTACATTAAAATGATCCTTTTCCGAAAGTACATAGCATTCACATGCCTGTTGATTTCCATTGTTTTATGGGCCTCCTGCAATCCTACAGGCCGAAAAGCCATTAATGAGGAGCAGTTTGCGTCGCGCTGGTATCAGGGTAAGGCTGAAATCAATGTATTTGATCTGAAGCAAATGCGCTATGGAGAGGAGCGGGAAGGCAATGCTGTGATGATCTTTGTGACAGAGGATTTTTCGAAAAGAAAGCAAGTGAAACTGGACGATCCTACTGGTGCTGGGAAGGGCGCGATGAAAGTGATGAAACTGAACATGACCCGGGATTTTGTGACGGGAGTTTACCCTTATAATACCATGCTTTCGGTATTTACCCCGGTTTATGATGACCTGAATTCCCCGAAAATCGTGGCTTCAGTCACCGAGTGGTGCGGACAGTCTTTTGTGCAGATGAACTGGAAAAATAATAAATACCAAGCCAAGCTGTTCTCTTATTTTGAAGCGGAGGGAGATCAGGAAGTTACGATATCAGCTTTGGCCGAGGATGAATTGTTTAATCTGATTCGCCTCAATCCCGATCTGGTGCCTGATGGTTACATGAAGTTGATCCCAAGTTTGATTTACAACCGCTTCACCCATTACCCGCTAGGAGCTGAAAGTGCCAAGATCACCAAGCGAAAAACCGGCTCCAACCAGGCTGAAGTAGAAGTGATTTACCAGGAAATCGGCAGAAAATTGCTGATCAGATACATGGATGCCTTTCCTTATGAAATCATGTCCTGGGAAGAAAGCCTAACCAAAGAAGATGGTACCGAGGAGCTGACTTCCGCAGTTCGTACCAATGTGCAGATGCTGGATTATTGGAATAGAAATGGACTTCAGGATGAGTCGATCAGGAAAAGCTTGGGACTTTGAGCAAGCAGCTTAATCGGCTTTTAATACCGTTTTTAGGACTGCTAATGGCAGCAGGTTTTTATTATTTAGGCTACTTTGTGCCAAGAGAAAATTTCTGGCTAACCTTTATGCTGTTTTCTTCGCTCTTCGCTGGAATGGCAGCTGTTTATTATTTGGGTAAAGCCCCAAAATGGAGTTTGATTTTTATTGCAGGTCTGTTTTTTCGTTTGGTATTGTTACCTGCTACCCCAAACTGGTCTGATGATTATCCACGATTTCTTTGGGATGGTGAATTGGTGAGGATGAACCAAAATCCATACCTGGATACTCCTGAAGGTTTGCTTCAAAATAACCCAGAAAGAGCAAATTCATACTTGAATAGCCTTTTCGAAACGATGAATTCACCGCAGTACTTCTCGGTTTATCCGCCTCTGAATCAGGCGATTTTCTATCTTGCCGCATGGGGAGCTAATCTTGATGCAAAAACAGGAGTTCTAATTTTACGGGTGATTTTAATACTAGGGGAAATAGGGGTTTTCTTTCTGCTTTTGAAGCTATTCGACCATTTCCAGCTTCCGGAAAAAAGACTTATCCTTTACTGGCTGAATCCTTTGGTGATTATGGAGATCACTGGTAATCTTCACTTTGAGGGATTGGTCCTTCTTCTTTTGCTAGCTTCTCTATATGCGCTGAGTAAAAATAGAAATTTACTTTCTGGTGGGTTTTGGGGATTGTCGGTGGGGATGAAACTCCTGCCGTTGATGCTAATACCTACGTTTTTTTCCTTTCAGAAAACCAGGAGATCAACAGTCTTTTGGATAGGATCTGCTCTTGCGCTAGTTCTGAGCTTTGCCTGGCTTTTAATCGATAGCTCCTGGGTTCATTTCCTCCAAAGCTTAAAGCTTTACCAGGGTAAATTTGAATTCAATGCATCGGTCTATTACTTACTTCGGGAAGTTGGATTCTGGGTGAAAGGGTATAATGTCATTGGAGAAATTACTCCAATTTTAAGTGCAGTCACTTTGCTTGGGATTCTCTATTTTTCATGGAAAAAGAAACCGCAAAACCTACTTCAGTTGATAGATCTTTGGGGGTTGATTTACCTGATTTATCTAGCACTGCATCCTGTAGTTCATCCTTGGTATCTAATTCCTGCTTTTGGCTTGAGCCTATTTACTTCTAAAAAAGCCTTCTTAATCTGGACTTTCGCAGTGATATTTTCGTACCAAGCTTATGGAGATCCAAACTATCAAGAAAGCCCAATTTTCCTTTTCTTAGAATATTCCATACTAGCACTAGCAGTTTATTGGGATTATTTTCGACAGAAAACACATTTGAAAACAATTTCATGAATTACAGATACCTACCGATTTTCACCTTAGTATTTCTCATTTTCTCCTGCCAAGCAAATTCCGAAAAACAGGCTCAGGAATATATCCTGCAAGCTATTGATGCGCATGAGCTAGATGGGAATTGGGACAAAGTTTCCGCTGTCAAATTCAAAAAGCACACCCGATTTTTGGATGAAAAGGGAACGGTAGAATCTGAAATGGAGCAATGGGTAGAGTTTCGACTCAAACCCTATTTTGAAGGAAGGTTGTCTTGGGAAAAAGATAGCATTTCCCATGTGGCCAATTTCAATGGTAGCAAAATGAGCTATCAAATGGGCGAGAATGAAATCCAGAATCAGGGTTTTCTGAAGTCCAAACGGGCGGAAATTCATGCAGCTTTTTGTGCTTTTGGGCAACCTTGGAGGCTATTGGATGAGAATGTTCATCCTGCTTTTGAAGGTCAAAAAGTGCTGTCAGATGGCCAAACAGTGGATGCTATCCGGGTTTATTTTATACCTGATTCGGATGTTTGGTGGTTTTATTTTGACCCCGAAAGTAAAAGCATAATCGGGTATGAAAAACACACTGAAAATCAAAACAGCTTGGTTGAAAATGTATCCTATCAGGAGGCTGCAGGCTTGAATTTAGTGCATAAGCAAAAAGTTTATAAGGTAGATGAGGTAGGGAGGAAGCTCTTTTTACAAGCGGAATATCAGTATTCCGACTACCAGGTAACCTATGAATAAACAGCCGGCAATCACTTTAACTATACGAAATATGAGGTTTTTAACTCCTTGCTGCTTTCTTTTTGTCTTTATTGGTCTTGCATCTTGCGACAGCAGGTCAGAAGCAGAAAAATTAGTGGACAAGGCTATAGCCGCACATGGTGGTGAAGCTTTTGAAAGTTCTCAAATTGAATTTGACTTCAGGGATATTCATTACAGCATTTTAAAAACGCCAGATCGCTTTGAGTACATCCGAGAGTTTTCGGATTCAACAGGAAATGCCATCCGGGATTTATTGAATAATGAGGGTTTTGTCCGCACAGTGAATGGCGTGAAAATCGATACTTTGTCGGAGGAGTGGATAGGTAAATATTCCCGATCGGTGAATTCAGTAGCCTATTTTGCCTACCTCCCTTACGGTCTGAATGACCCATCGGTCTACAAATCCTTAGTTGGGGATACAGAAATCAATGGTGAAAAATATGATCTGATCAAAGTGACTTTTGCCGAAGAAGGAGGTGGAGAGGACTATGACGATGAGTTTTTGTACTGGATAGGCAAAGAGGACTCCTATGTGGATTTTTTGGCGTATAGTTATCACACCGATGGAGGTGGAGTCCGGATGAGGGAGGTGAGCTCCGTGAATGAAATAGGTGGAATCCGGTTTCAAAACTATCTGAACTTCAAGCCCCAAGATGAAACTGTGGCAGTGGAAATGATGCAGAATCTATATGAATCCGGTGATTTAGAGTTACTTTCAGAGATCAATCTTGAGAATATCAGAGTTGAACCCTTGGACGAATAGCTTGACATGAACCCAAAACGACTGACATTTGAGAACAGAAGCAGCTTGGAACTGGCGGCTCATTTGTATTTGCCAGCGGATCAAAAGCCTAAGTTTTTTGCGCTTTTTGCCCATTGCTTTACCTGCTCCAAAAATTTCTCGGCAGTAACCCGGATTTGCTCAGCTTTATCACAAAGCGGAATTGCGGCTCTAAGCTTTGACTTTACAGGCTTGGGCATGAGTGAAGGAGAGTTTGCCGAATCATCATTCAGCAGCAACGTAAGCGATTTGCTGGATGCGGCGGCTTTTTTAGAGAAGGAATACGATACGCCTAAAATGCTCATTGGTCATTCCCTGGGAGGCGCTGCAGTTTTATATGCAGCTGCGGAATTAGAAAATGTACAAGCGGTAGTGACTATTGGAGCTCCTGCTACGCCTTCACATGTGAGACATTTATTCAAGGATAGTGTGGAGGAAATAGAAGAAAAAGGCGTGGCTAAGGTGTCTATTGGCGGTCGGCCATTTCAGATCAGTAAGAGTTTCGTGGATGATCTGGAGCAAAAGCCCCTGGCTACTTTTCTGAAAAAACTAAGAAAGTCACTTTTGGTTATGCATTCTCCGCAGGATGAAATTGTTGAAGTCAGCAATGCAGCGGAGATTTATAATGCGGCCCATCATCCGAAAAGTTTTATATCGCTGGATGGCGCGACTCATTTGATTTCAAATCCTCAGGATAGCGAGTACATCGCAGAGGTGATCGGAAGTTGGAGCAAGCGCTATGTGCTGGTAGAGAAGGCAAAAGAGCCAAATGATACCAGAGGTAATCAGGTTTTTGTTCGCCTCTCAGGAGAGAAATATACTACTGAAGTAATGACGCCAAACCATCATTTGATTGCTGATGAGCCTTTAGGTGTAGGAGGGGAGGATTTGGGGCCAAATCCGTATGATTTATTGATGGCTTCACTGGGCAGCTGCACCGCAATGACGCTAAAGATGTACGCGGAGCGTAAAAAGTGGCCTCTGGAGCAGGTTTCTGTTTTTCTCAATCATGAAAAAGTGCATTTGGCAGATAGTGAAAATCCTGAAGAACCATCAGCCAAGGTCAGCCAATTCACCAGAATCATAGAGATCGAAGGAGATCTGGATTCGGAGCAAAGACAAAAATTACTGGAGATATCCAATAAGTGTCCCGTTCACCGCACACTTCAGGAAGAGATCATCATCCAAACTATGCTATCCAAATGAAAAACGCTGGATCAAGAAGTTATCTGCTGAGTTCGGTTTTGGTAATTCTGGGGTTTGGGCTCTGGGCTTTGCTTGTGGTAGACCCGGTTACAATTACAGTGGAAGAAAAATGGAAAGGCGTATGCTGGGTAGGAAGTAGATCACCGCTTTTGGGACCGGAACTGGAAGCTTTAAAGTCAACTGGAGCTGATGCACTTTCTCAAACTCCTTTTGGCTGGCAAAGTGAAAAGAACTCTCCTGAAATCCGCTGGGACACCCATAACGAGAATAAATGGTGGGGAGAGTCGTCTCAGGGTATCAAAGCGACTTTTGACTCTTCTGCCCGTCATGGCATCATGAATATGCTCAAGCCGCATCTTTGGGTGCGGGGAAGCTGGCCTGGTGAGATTGAGATGAAGAATGAGGAGGACTGGAAGCTTTGGTTTGAGAATTACCAGGGTTTTATCCTGGACTATGCGATGATGGCCGAGGAACATCAAATCCCCATGCTGTGCGTTGGTACTGAGCTGGAAATGACTTCAGAACGTGAAGAAGACTGGAGGAATGTTATTGCTGAGATTAGAAAGGTGTATTCTGGTAAGCTGATTTATGCAGCCAATTTCACAGAGTTTGAGCATGTCAAGTTCTGGGATGCGCTAGACTACATAGGTATCCAAGCTTATTTTCCACTTTCTGCGAAAGCCAATCCTGATTTATCTGACCTCAAATCTGGCTGGAAGAAGAATATATCTAGGATTGAAAAAGTTGTCCGAAACTACCAAAAGCCTGTGATGTTCACGGAAATCGGTTATTGCAATACCGTGGATGCCGCTAAGGAACCTTGGGTCTGGCCAAATGAACGTAAGGAAACGGAGCTTTCTGAGGAAATGCAGGCACTTTGTTATGAATCTTTTTTTGAAACCGCATGGAAAGAATCCTGGATGGCTGGGGTGTTCTTTTGGAAGTGGTATCCCGATGGGAGACACCGAAATCCTGACTTTACCCCGCAGGGAAAACTAGCCGAAGAAATGATGAAGAAATATTTTTTAGCAAACTGAAAGCCAGTGCATTATTTGATTTATGTCATGTGGATCTAGGCTGAAATAAATTACCTTTGCACCGACAATTCCAAACAGTCCTTCCTTTAAAAAGAGAAGTTGATTTATTCACCGATTTTTTTCAACTTTATAGACAGATAATATCCATTGATTTGATAGCGAATTAGTGGTGTTGATTGAAAACGCTAAGAAACCGAAAGTATATACTTTCGGTTTTTTTATTTTAAAGGCAGGTGAACTTCCTTAATTTTTTTATTAATTAGCTAATTCAATTGACTTTAAGCATTATGAAGAATAACCGAAGAAGAGAGTTTCTAAAGTCCACAGGATTAGCGGGATTGGGACTGTTTGGAGCAGGAAGTGCCTTTTCCAGTGACTTTGAAAGCCTTCCCAAGCAAGCATTGATAGGGAAGCAGAGAGTTCAAACTTTTAATATGAGTGGGTTTGCTGCTCCTAAAATCGATACTGTCCGTGTAGGCATAGTAGGTTTAGGCATGCGGGGTCCAGGAGCTGTAAATCGCTTGAGTAAGGTTGAGGGTGTGGAGATAAAGGCGCTTTGTGATTTGATTCCGGAGCGGGTAGAGAAGGCCAAGGAAAGTTTAAAAGATACCAGTCATAGACCTGAAGGATACTCCGGCAATGCCTACGCTTATAAAGAGATGATGGATAGGGATGATTTAGATCTGATCTATATCGCTACTCCATGGGAATGGCATACTCCAATGTCTGTTTACGGAATGGAGGCTGGGAAGCATGTGGCTTGTGAGGTTCCTATCGCAAGAACGCTTGAGGAGTGCTGGCAACTAGTGGAAACCTCTGAGCGCACTAAAAAGCATTGCATGCAGCTGGAGAATTGCTGCTATGATTTCTTTGAGTTAATGACGTTGAAAATGGCCCGTGAAGGGTATTTTGGTGAAGTTCTTCATGTGGAGGGCGCATATATCCATAATCTACTATCCCTGAATTTCAATAAGGAAAATGGCTATCAGGATATGTGGAGGCTAAAGGAAAACTATAGAGACGGTAACTTATATCCTACACATGGGCTAGGCCCGATCTGTCAAATTCTAAATGTGAATAGAGGTGATCAGATGGACTATCTGACTTCTACCTCCTCCGACGATTTTTCTATGCACGCGGAAGCAGCGAGATTGGCTAAGGAGGATAATTTCTATGCTTCGTATGCCGAGAAGAAATTCCGTGGTAATATGAATACCACCATGGTAAAAACCAAGAATGGTAAATCTATCATGATTCAGCATGATGTGTCTTCCCCGCGCCCTTACTCCAGACTTCATGTGGTAAGTGGTACTGAAGGCTACGCCCAAAAGTACCCTTCTCCGAAGGTGGCCAAAGGTCATGGCTGGATGGATGAGGAGGAAATGAAGGAATTAGAGAAAAAATATACCCCGGAAATTGTGCAAAAAGTGGGAGCACTAGCCAAGGAAGTTGGTGGTCATGGAGGGATGGATTTCATGATGGATTGGAGATTGATTGACTGCTTGAGAAATGGGCTGCCATTAGATCAGGATGTGTATGATGCGGCACTGTGGAGCGCTATTTCTCCGCTTAGCGAATGGTCGGTTGCCAATAGATCTAACTCTATAGATGTGCCGGATTTCACAGGAGGAAACTGGAAAACAAACAAACCTGTGCCTATCACCCTTAGAGGATAATTTTATATTGATTTCCAGCTCTCGTTTCTGAAATCATAGCTTAGTAACAGGAAAAGCCCGCTGATCATCAAATCAGTGGGCTTTTCCTCTTTTCAACCTGGACTATGCCTTCGAAAATCTGCTAGATAGGCTAATCCATATTTCGGAACCAAGCTATTTCCACTTCAGCATTTCCATGTCATTCAGCTCAGGTCCACCCCCTCTGTTAGCACTGCCTGCCGCTACATATAATTTGCCTTTGTAGTAAATGACACCAGTTCCATGCCTACCTTGATTGAGGTCAGGAAGTCGTGACCAAGATCCATCTCTGGTGTCCAAGACTTCTACTTCAGCATGGGAGGCTTCTTGTACCGTGCTTTCTCCATTCATGACCAGTAAGTATGGCCCATTTGCAATAGAAGATGTTCCTCCTCGTGGGGTAGGCAAACCAGCATCTTCGGTATGCCAAGTATTTGTTTTAAAGTCGAAATAATCTACCTCAGAAATCACTAGGTCCAACACCTTACCGATCTCAGCATGAGAAGTTCTGCCACCGGCTGCATAGGCTTTGTCTTGAACCAGTACTGCCCCAAAATGATCTCTAGGCCGAGGAGCGTCAGGGAGTACTGTCCATTGGCCTGTTTTCGGGTCATATTCATCAAACCAAGGAACAAAGTCAGCATAGTGTCCATCTACTATGCCACAGACCATGTAAATCTTACCTCCACGGGTAAATACACCTGCTGAACCCCTTCTTCGGTTTTCTGGTATTTCAGGTCCTTCTCGCCAGGTATTGGTTTTTGGGTTGAAGATGAGGAAATTTTTCAGCGGGGTTTCGTGGGGATATCCACCAGTTAAAGCCCCGATTACATAGATTTCATTATTGAAAGAGATAGCCTGGAAATGATGGAACTCCATGGGGGCCATTGCAAGTGTTTTCCAGGTTTTGGTTTTGGGGTCGTACTCTTCTATGGGTTTGATCCCTCGTCCACCTAGCAGGTAGAATTTGCCGTTGCACTCCAC
This genomic window from Algoriphagus sp. TR-M9 contains:
- a CDS encoding 4Fe-4S binding protein translates to MKIIQSIGVGLFLIGLAIFTVMPFLGNYTLSEELVLANTKDIHQEKMAEILKPMYGETYASNFSFISAFNENFSAYNDALKEESKWDEVIWDDYSFPLTQSSLSSPVRDNPWLFFGLSIGLAVLGGLMYNLPKHQDEPAGVKNNGIFHSSMKNRGWMGMITGAYLILFYIILYWFPAYIVNQVWMVTPLSMILSGNPASQWFLYGTIYTLAIIVMGVRMFRKYRGNKYQQLRTASVMFFQTAFAFLIPEILVLLNQPYFDFKNIWPLDYDFFYDYQIETFLSSGGVGMFMLIWGILLIVIGVPTFTYFFGKRWYCSWVCGCGGLAETVGDPYRQLSDKSLKAWKYERVIVHSVLVLAVVMTALTIANYFSGFALLENATNQLHSFYGFAIGSVFAGVVGTGFYPFMGNRVWCRFGCPLAAYLGLVQRFKSRFRITTNGGQCISCGNCSTHCEMGIDVRWYAQRGQEIVRASCVGCGVCSSVCPRGVLKLENGSTENRINEMPIIIGNDSIKINA
- a CDS encoding cellulose synthase family protein produces the protein MIFLYILIGIYALGMLFIFLYSLAQGHLLLRFLGAKKSLGEVAHTVPKAWPKVTIQLPVYNELYVVDRLLDSVAKMNYPADLLEIQVLDDSTDQTAELIQQKIQEFPNLNFKYIHRIDRTGFKAGALKEGLAKASGEFIAIFDADFVPDPDFLQKTIPYFSSEKVGMVQTRWTHLNKNYSLLTRLQAFALDAHFLIEQIGRNSQHAFINFNGTGGIWRKSCIIDAGDWQDDTLTEDLDLSYRAQRKGWEFVYRPEIESPAELPPIMSAVKSQQFRWTKGGAECAGKHARAVLGENFPLSTKFHAMAHLFNSSIFIAILLVSLSSIGVWWAGMQGMISDNLFRIAGLFMIGFVIIAGVYLVAYFYEKRSFLRSLIQAIYMLPLFLSVSMGLALHNAQAVWEGLSGKKSPFIRTPKFNLEGGSGLESNPYIKFKIPATTWMEGVLMLVFSAMVGLHVYWGTFEMLPFHLMLAVGYGLVFFSSFKAYSLGK
- a CDS encoding glycosyltransferase family 2 protein yields the protein MHNPPIIDVIIPAYNEEKSIPKVIGDIPAVVRNIVVANNNSTDSTGKVAEAAGAKVVFEPQKGYGKACLTAMDWIKKQEVQPDIVVFLDGDYSDYPEELLDLIQPILDDKADMVIGSRALGERESGSMTFPQVFGNWLATTMMKYMQGAKFSDLGPFRAIAWCRLLDLNMIDQNFGWTIEMQIKAHKAGLRYTEVPVNYRKRIGISKVSGTVKGVFGAGYKIIYTIFKYW
- a CDS encoding nucleotidyltransferase domain-containing protein, whose translation is MNELTKHIDQIRELCEANKVASLFAFGSITTNKFNSDSDIDLIIDIDEKDPLNYSDYYFEVKDQLSKILKRPIDLLELKTLKNSFLKKEIEQSKVLVYGR
- a CDS encoding HepT-like ribonuclease domain-containing protein; the protein is MEGKIKTWLEDVLKAIEEIESFMPEKKDFFAFQKDLKTKRAIERNIEIIGEAVSRILKIDSQFPIKNSRKIVDSRNRIIHGYDTVSEEIIWSIVIRDLPKLKKRGYTTATLK
- a CDS encoding glycosyltransferase 87 family protein, encoding MSKQLNRLLIPFLGLLMAAGFYYLGYFVPRENFWLTFMLFSSLFAGMAAVYYLGKAPKWSLIFIAGLFFRLVLLPATPNWSDDYPRFLWDGELVRMNQNPYLDTPEGLLQNNPERANSYLNSLFETMNSPQYFSVYPPLNQAIFYLAAWGANLDAKTGVLILRVILILGEIGVFFLLLKLFDHFQLPEKRLILYWLNPLVIMEITGNLHFEGLVLLLLLASLYALSKNRNLLSGGFWGLSVGMKLLPLMLIPTFFSFQKTRRSTVFWIGSALALVLSFAWLLIDSSWVHFLQSLKLYQGKFEFNASVYYLLREVGFWVKGYNVIGEITPILSAVTLLGILYFSWKKKPQNLLQLIDLWGLIYLIYLALHPVVHPWYLIPAFGLSLFTSKKAFLIWTFAVIFSYQAYGDPNYQESPIFLFLEYSILALAVYWDYFRQKTHLKTIS
- a CDS encoding DUF6503 family protein gives rise to the protein MRFLTPCCFLFVFIGLASCDSRSEAEKLVDKAIAAHGGEAFESSQIEFDFRDIHYSILKTPDRFEYIREFSDSTGNAIRDLLNNEGFVRTVNGVKIDTLSEEWIGKYSRSVNSVAYFAYLPYGLNDPSVYKSLVGDTEINGEKYDLIKVTFAEEGGGEDYDDEFLYWIGKEDSYVDFLAYSYHTDGGGVRMREVSSVNEIGGIRFQNYLNFKPQDETVAVEMMQNLYESGDLELLSEINLENIRVEPLDE
- a CDS encoding bifunctional alpha/beta hydrolase/OsmC family protein, which codes for MNPKRLTFENRSSLELAAHLYLPADQKPKFFALFAHCFTCSKNFSAVTRICSALSQSGIAALSFDFTGLGMSEGEFAESSFSSNVSDLLDAAAFLEKEYDTPKMLIGHSLGGAAVLYAAAELENVQAVVTIGAPATPSHVRHLFKDSVEEIEEKGVAKVSIGGRPFQISKSFVDDLEQKPLATFLKKLRKSLLVMHSPQDEIVEVSNAAEIYNAAHHPKSFISLDGATHLISNPQDSEYIAEVIGSWSKRYVLVEKAKEPNDTRGNQVFVRLSGEKYTTEVMTPNHHLIADEPLGVGGEDLGPNPYDLLMASLGSCTAMTLKMYAERKKWPLEQVSVFLNHEKVHLADSENPEEPSAKVSQFTRIIEIEGDLDSEQRQKLLEISNKCPVHRTLQEEIIIQTMLSK